Proteins encoded in a region of the Streptomyces sp. NBC_00258 genome:
- a CDS encoding ABC transporter ATP-binding protein produces the protein MNTASAPMTDETSLSARETVKALYAYVRPHRWAVALGLLCALVGAAGGLLQPLATKTLVDRLATGETIAGILIALTAVVVLGTAVEAYGAYVLERTAESVVLAARRTLVGRLLRLRIAEWERIPPGDLMSRVTSDTTLLRAVSTQAVVAAASGAVALVAAIVMMAFLDVVLLSVTLGVVVLVGGAAALVMPRIARATERSQQAVGEISTALERAFGAFRTVKASGAEERETARVDAAARRAWRHGVTSAKWESVAGSADELAVQLAFLAVLAVGGVRVASGEIPVSTLIAFLLYLFYLIEPVAKLVDAVSHYQEGAAAISRIAHVECLSTEPLARQTDAVPRQRAAVPGPASVRFEDVSFRYRPGLPSTHQQVSFEVPGAGMTAFVGPSGAGKSTVFALIQRFYEATGGRILVDGKDVRDWSLPELRSAIGYVEQDAPVLAGTLRENLVFATPGATDDDIRDVLARTKLDTLVERLHHGLDTPVGHRGSQLSGGERQRVAIARALLRRPRLLLLDEATSQLDAVNELALRDVVAELARETTVLVVAHRLSTVTGADRIVVMETGRVRSVGTHEELVAQDRLYAQLAATQLLTPAR, from the coding sequence GTGAACACCGCATCCGCCCCGATGACGGATGAAACCTCCCTGTCGGCCCGAGAGACGGTCAAGGCGCTGTACGCGTATGTCAGGCCGCACCGGTGGGCCGTCGCCCTCGGCCTGCTGTGCGCCCTGGTCGGGGCCGCCGGGGGACTGCTGCAGCCGCTGGCCACCAAGACACTGGTGGACCGGCTCGCGACAGGTGAGACCATCGCCGGCATCCTGATCGCGCTCACCGCCGTGGTGGTGCTGGGCACGGCCGTCGAGGCGTACGGCGCGTACGTGCTGGAGCGGACGGCGGAGTCGGTGGTCCTGGCAGCGCGGCGCACCCTTGTGGGGCGGCTGCTGCGCCTGCGGATCGCGGAGTGGGAGCGGATCCCACCGGGTGACCTGATGTCCCGGGTCACCTCGGACACCACACTGCTGCGGGCTGTCAGCACCCAGGCGGTCGTCGCCGCGGCCAGTGGCGCGGTGGCCCTGGTGGCGGCGATCGTGATGATGGCGTTCCTGGACGTCGTGCTGCTGAGTGTGACACTCGGCGTGGTCGTGCTGGTCGGCGGAGCCGCCGCGCTGGTGATGCCGAGAATCGCCCGCGCCACCGAACGCTCGCAGCAGGCGGTCGGAGAGATCTCCACCGCGCTGGAGCGGGCCTTCGGGGCGTTCCGAACGGTGAAGGCATCCGGTGCCGAGGAGCGGGAGACCGCCCGGGTGGATGCGGCGGCACGGCGGGCGTGGCGGCACGGCGTGACCAGCGCGAAGTGGGAGTCCGTGGCAGGCTCGGCGGACGAACTCGCCGTACAGCTGGCCTTCCTGGCGGTACTCGCGGTCGGCGGGGTGCGCGTGGCGTCCGGGGAGATCCCCGTATCCACCCTCATTGCCTTCCTGCTGTACCTCTTCTACCTGATCGAGCCGGTGGCCAAGCTGGTCGACGCCGTCTCCCACTATCAGGAGGGGGCAGCCGCAATCTCCCGGATCGCGCACGTGGAATGCCTGTCGACGGAGCCACTCGCCCGGCAGACGGATGCCGTGCCCAGGCAGCGGGCAGCGGTGCCGGGTCCGGCGTCGGTCCGCTTCGAGGACGTGTCCTTCCGCTACCGTCCGGGCCTGCCCTCCACCCATCAGCAGGTGAGCTTCGAGGTACCGGGCGCCGGGATGACGGCCTTCGTCGGTCCCTCCGGTGCGGGCAAGTCGACAGTCTTCGCGCTCATCCAGCGGTTCTACGAGGCCACCGGCGGCCGCATCCTGGTCGACGGCAAGGACGTACGGGACTGGTCCCTGCCCGAGCTGCGGTCTGCCATCGGGTACGTGGAGCAGGACGCTCCTGTGCTGGCCGGCACGCTGCGCGAGAACCTGGTGTTCGCGACACCCGGTGCAACGGACGACGACATCCGCGACGTCCTGGCCCGGACGAAGCTCGACACCCTCGTCGAGCGCCTGCACCACGGCCTGGACACCCCGGTCGGACACCGCGGCTCGCAGCTGTCGGGTGGCGAGCGGCAGCGCGTCGCCATCGCCCGCGCCCTGCTGCGGCGGCCCCGGCTGCTGCTGTTGGACGAGGCGACCTCGCAGCTCGACGCCGTCAACGAACTGGCGCTGCGGGACGTCGTCGCGGAGCTGGCCCGTGAGACCACCGTGCTGGTGGTGGCCCACCGCCTGTCGACGGTGACAGGCGCCGACCGGATCGTGGTCATGGAGACCGGCCGGGTCCGGTCAGTAGGCACCCATGAGGAACTGGTGGCCCAGGACCGGCTGTACGCGCAGCTGGCGGCCACTCAGCTCCTCACCCCCGCGCGATAA
- a CDS encoding response regulator transcription factor: MIRVVVVDDEALVRSGFGLILGAAEDIEVVATAGGGDAVETVRRERPDVVLLDIRMPDVDGLTVLRELRTMPDAPVVAMLTTFDADEYILTALHSGAAGFLLKDTEPEQLAHLVRTLAAGGVVLSPKASRTLLHSHPGTEAAVDVEAGRVRLLTARERDVLVLVAEGLSNADIGARIHLSAGTVKDHVSAIFTKLRVTSRVQAALLAQRAGLLDERPQPEARR, translated from the coding sequence GTGATCCGGGTAGTGGTGGTGGACGACGAGGCTTTGGTGCGCTCGGGCTTCGGGCTCATCCTGGGCGCGGCCGAGGACATCGAGGTCGTCGCGACCGCTGGCGGGGGCGACGCCGTTGAGACCGTCCGCCGGGAGCGGCCCGACGTGGTGCTGCTGGACATCCGGATGCCGGATGTCGACGGCCTCACCGTCCTGCGCGAGCTGCGGACGATGCCGGACGCTCCGGTGGTGGCGATGCTGACCACGTTCGACGCCGACGAGTACATCCTGACCGCGCTGCACTCCGGTGCGGCCGGTTTCCTGCTCAAGGACACCGAGCCGGAGCAGCTGGCCCACTTGGTGCGCACTTTGGCCGCGGGGGGTGTGGTGCTCTCCCCCAAGGCGTCCCGGACGCTGCTGCACAGCCACCCCGGCACCGAGGCGGCCGTCGACGTGGAGGCGGGCCGCGTCCGGCTGCTCACCGCCCGCGAGCGTGACGTCCTCGTCCTGGTGGCGGAGGGCCTGTCGAACGCCGACATCGGGGCGCGCATCCACCTGAGTGCCGGTACGGTCAAGGACCACGTCAGCGCGATCTTCACGAAGCTGCGGGTGACCAGTCGGGTGCAGGCCGCGCTGCTGGCGCAGCGGGCCGGACTGCTCGACGAGCGCCCGCAGCCGGAGGCCAGACGATGA
- a CDS encoding sensor histidine kinase: MSRARAAWQRVPAPVVDLVLVAVAAMDLWLTLWEDTRPGVALAALGCGALAFRRRFPLGVFLLTLPIALTQPVAVAPLVALFTLAERSRNRPLLAVCVALAAVVSSVPWSPASFAEVGRTMTLIDFVYSLATAAAPVLFGQLLQAHRDLARRLTEIEEAREHERALHAQAVLARERAQLAREMHDVVSHQVSLIAVQAGAMQVAAQDPNAKEAARTIRSLSVTTLDELRTMVTLLRASGGHATELTPQPTLADLHKLVESSGAHAQLKGELPPTVGTPAQRALYRTVQEALTNVRKHAPGATACVELWQNGDHVGVTVANTPPTRPSLSLPGSQQGLVGLRERADILHGTLEAGPTVEGGYRVRLRIPLNAD, encoded by the coding sequence ATGAGCCGTGCACGCGCCGCGTGGCAGCGGGTTCCGGCACCGGTCGTCGACCTCGTCCTGGTGGCGGTGGCAGCCATGGACCTGTGGTTGACCCTGTGGGAGGACACGCGGCCGGGTGTCGCGCTGGCCGCGCTCGGCTGTGGCGCGCTGGCCTTCCGGCGCAGGTTCCCCCTCGGCGTCTTCCTGCTCACCCTGCCGATCGCGCTGACGCAGCCGGTCGCCGTCGCTCCGCTCGTGGCGCTGTTCACCCTGGCCGAACGCTCACGGAACCGCCCTCTCCTCGCGGTATGTGTCGCCCTGGCCGCCGTGGTGAGCAGCGTTCCGTGGTCCCCGGCCAGTTTTGCCGAGGTCGGCCGGACCATGACGCTGATCGACTTCGTGTACAGCCTGGCCACCGCTGCCGCCCCGGTCCTCTTCGGACAACTCCTCCAGGCGCACCGGGACTTGGCGCGGCGGCTGACCGAGATCGAGGAGGCCAGGGAGCACGAGCGGGCCCTGCACGCGCAGGCCGTGCTCGCCCGCGAACGCGCCCAGCTGGCCCGCGAGATGCACGACGTGGTCTCCCACCAGGTCAGCCTGATCGCCGTACAGGCCGGAGCCATGCAGGTCGCCGCCCAGGACCCGAACGCCAAAGAGGCCGCTCGCACGATCCGTTCCCTGAGCGTCACCACACTCGACGAACTGCGCACCATGGTCACGCTGCTGCGCGCCTCCGGCGGCCACGCCACCGAGCTGACGCCTCAGCCCACCCTGGCCGACCTGCACAAACTCGTGGAATCCAGCGGCGCCCACGCACAGCTGAAGGGTGAACTCCCGCCCACCGTGGGCACACCGGCCCAACGGGCTCTCTACCGCACGGTCCAGGAGGCGCTGACCAACGTACGCAAGCACGCCCCCGGCGCCACGGCCTGCGTCGAGCTGTGGCAGAACGGCGACCACGTCGGAGTGACTGTCGCCAACACCCCGCCCACGCGCCCCTCCCTGTCCCTGCCCGGTTCACAGCAGGGCTTGGTCGGTCTGCGGGAACGGGCCGACATCCTGCACGGCACTCTGGAGGCGGGCCCGACCGTGGAGGGCGGCTACCGGGTGCGGCTGCGGATTCCGCTCAACGCGGACTGA
- a CDS encoding DUF418 domain-containing protein produces the protein MTQHTDSPATDAPPPEHKRGEPTPGSPGVGRLVGLDLARGLAVFGMYAVHVGPAPGQDGVIGYLMELAQGRSSALFAVLAGFAVALITGRRTPKTGLAGRQAVAKVIIRAVILIALGTALTLTGTPVVPILAFYGLFFLLVLPLYRLGTKPLALIAVGWALVGPQLLYALKPVVGGRVFLSYGQADGLVSLFFTGGYPALTWVPFVIAGMAVARCDLAATAVRIRLALTGVALAVTGYGGSWLAVRLVPGAAEAVRKAEQGSGMSSMPSMSPGSTMPSGPSMSSVSPDSIGIFGDTPAGMLAAAPHSEATLSIVAATGVAILVITACLAAMDAFPGLRRLAKPVIAVGSMSLTAYVYHIVAIWLLNTEGQTASRLYILLGFIGSVTVLATIWSRFFQRGPLEWLMGRATGIVRRMQ, from the coding sequence ATGACACAGCACACAGACTCCCCGGCGACCGACGCACCGCCTCCCGAACACAAGCGCGGTGAGCCCACGCCGGGCTCGCCCGGCGTGGGCCGGCTCGTCGGACTGGACCTGGCCCGGGGCCTGGCCGTCTTCGGCATGTACGCGGTCCATGTGGGCCCCGCTCCGGGCCAGGACGGTGTCATCGGCTACCTGATGGAGCTGGCGCAAGGCCGCTCCTCCGCCCTGTTCGCCGTGTTGGCCGGCTTCGCGGTGGCCCTCATCACCGGGCGCCGCACACCGAAGACCGGCCTGGCCGGCCGTCAGGCCGTCGCCAAGGTGATCATCCGGGCCGTGATCCTGATTGCCCTGGGCACCGCCCTGACCTTGACCGGCACCCCGGTCGTGCCGATCCTCGCCTTCTACGGCCTGTTCTTCCTGCTCGTGCTGCCGCTGTACCGGCTGGGCACCAAGCCGCTGGCGCTGATCGCGGTGGGCTGGGCCCTGGTGGGCCCGCAGCTGCTGTACGCGCTGAAGCCGGTGGTCGGCGGCCGCGTATTCCTCTCCTACGGCCAGGCCGACGGCCTCGTCTCGCTGTTCTTCACCGGCGGCTATCCGGCCCTGACCTGGGTCCCGTTCGTCATCGCCGGGATGGCTGTCGCCCGCTGCGACCTGGCCGCCACGGCCGTCCGGATACGCCTCGCCCTCACCGGCGTCGCCCTCGCCGTCACCGGCTACGGCGGTTCCTGGCTGGCGGTGCGTCTCGTACCCGGTGCCGCCGAAGCTGTCCGGAAAGCCGAACAGGGTTCGGGCATGTCATCCATGCCGTCCATGTCACCCGGATCGACCATGCCATCCGGACCGTCCATGTCGTCCGTATCGCCCGACAGCATCGGCATCTTCGGCGACACTCCCGCCGGGATGCTGGCCGCCGCCCCTCACAGCGAGGCGACTCTGTCCATCGTGGCCGCCACAGGTGTGGCGATCCTGGTGATTACCGCGTGCCTGGCCGCCATGGACGCCTTCCCTGGGCTGCGTCGCCTGGCCAAGCCCGTCATCGCGGTCGGCTCGATGTCGCTGACGGCGTACGTCTACCACATCGTCGCCATCTGGCTCCTGAACACCGAAGGCCAGACCGCCTCGCGCCTGTACATCCTGCTCGGCTTCATCGGGTCCGTCACCGTCCTCGCCACCATCTGGTCCCGCTTCTTCCAACGAGGGCCGCTCGAATGGCTGATGGGCAGGGCGACCGGGATCGTCCGACGCATGCAATGA
- a CDS encoding DUF418 domain-containing protein encodes MTKSQPLQETSAPQENSPPQPRTSPESAVPASPDPSMGRLVGVDLARALAVFGMYVVHIGPPLSATDGVASWVRYMADGHSSVLFATLAGFSLMLLAGRREPKTGLAGRKAKARIAIRAVVLLALGTAMAMEYGGVIILGFYGVYFLLALPLVRLRARTLAITAAALALVTPQLSFALNSLLTEPIRQSINAYDPLHRLSDVGVLDLLFTGFYPTITWISFVIAGMALARLDLSRAVVQWRLAALGAGLTAAAYGMSLLLAGKHALDSLAEGGPSSGASGSMSGSSGSMPPDGGSFEPQASSLLTAGPHSGTTFGIIGSVGVAILVIVGATVAMDRLPRLRRLAKPVVAVGTMSLTAYVGHFLVQSALAIPTGTSSVQSWGPLLMFVLGAIVFATIWSRFFRRGPLEFLLNAATKPAKHIR; translated from the coding sequence ATGACAAAGTCACAGCCGCTGCAGGAGACGTCAGCTCCGCAGGAGAACTCGCCTCCGCAGCCCCGAACTTCCCCCGAATCCGCCGTGCCGGCCTCGCCCGATCCCTCGATGGGACGCCTCGTCGGGGTGGACCTGGCCCGCGCGCTGGCGGTGTTCGGCATGTACGTCGTGCACATCGGTCCCCCGCTGTCGGCCACGGACGGCGTCGCCAGCTGGGTCCGGTACATGGCGGACGGACACTCGTCGGTCCTGTTCGCCACCCTCGCCGGGTTCTCACTGATGCTGCTCGCCGGTCGCCGGGAGCCGAAGACCGGCCTGGCCGGCCGGAAGGCGAAGGCCAGGATCGCGATCCGCGCCGTGGTCCTGCTGGCGCTGGGTACCGCGATGGCGATGGAATACGGCGGAGTGATCATCCTCGGCTTCTACGGGGTCTACTTCCTGCTGGCCCTGCCCCTCGTGCGACTGCGTGCCAGGACACTCGCGATCACCGCGGCCGCCCTCGCCCTCGTCACACCACAGCTGTCGTTCGCCCTGAACTCGCTGCTGACCGAGCCGATCCGGCAGAGCATCAACGCCTACGACCCGCTCCACCGGCTCAGCGACGTGGGAGTGCTCGATCTCCTGTTCACCGGCTTCTACCCGACGATCACATGGATATCGTTCGTGATCGCCGGTATGGCGCTGGCCCGCCTCGACCTGTCCCGGGCCGTCGTCCAGTGGCGCCTGGCCGCGCTCGGCGCCGGCCTCACCGCGGCCGCGTACGGCATGTCCTTGCTGCTGGCCGGCAAGCACGCGTTGGACAGCCTGGCGGAAGGCGGGCCGTCGTCCGGTGCCTCCGGGTCGATGTCCGGCAGCTCCGGGTCGATGCCCCCCGACGGCGGATCCTTCGAGCCCCAGGCCTCGTCGCTCCTGACGGCCGGGCCGCACAGCGGCACCACGTTCGGCATCATCGGCAGCGTGGGGGTCGCGATCCTCGTGATCGTGGGCGCGACGGTGGCGATGGACCGCCTGCCGCGACTGCGCCGCCTGGCGAAACCGGTCGTCGCCGTGGGCACCATGTCCCTGACGGCCTACGTCGGCCACTTCCTCGTACAGTCCGCGCTGGCCATACCCACCGGGACCAGTTCGGTGCAGTCCTGGGGGCCGCTGCTCATGTTCGTCCTCGGGGCGATCGTGTTCGCCACGATCTGGTCCCGCTTCTTCCGCCGCGGTCCCCTGGAGTTTCTGCTCAACGCCGCCACCAAGCCGGCGAAGCACATCCGATAG